A genomic stretch from Microtus pennsylvanicus isolate mMicPen1 chromosome 11, mMicPen1.hap1, whole genome shotgun sequence includes:
- the LOC142831934 gene encoding olfactory receptor 1468-like — translation MIMNNKTVISQFLLLGLPIPPEHQHLFYALFLAMYLITVLGNLVIIILIILDSHLHMPMYLFLSNLSFSDLCFSSVTMPKLLQNMQSEDTSIPYAGCLTQMYFLMVFGDMESFLLVVMAYDRYVAICFPLHYTSIMSPKLCVCLMVFCWVLTILYSMLHTLLLARLSFCENNLIPQFFCDISALLKLACSDTYINELMIFIMGGLVSVIPFSLIIVSYVKIVCSILKVSSARVIHKVFSTCGSHLSVVSLFYGTIIALYIFPSANNSTVKDTVMAVMCTVVTPMLNPFIYSLRNRDMKEALKNVLCKKKISL, via the coding sequence ATGATAATGAACAACAAAACTGTcatctcccagttcctcctcctggGTCTGCCCATCCCTCCAGAGCACCAGCACCTGTTCTATGCCCTGTTCCTGGCCATGTACCTCATCACTGTCCTGGGGAACCTcgtcatcatcatcctcattaTACTGGATTCCCATCTCCATATGCCTATGTACTTGTTTCTAAGCAATTtgtccttctctgacctctgcttttcttctgtcaCAATGCCCAAATTGCTGCAGAACATGCAGAGCGAAGACACATCCATCCCCTATGCAGGTTGTCTAACACAAATGTACTTTTTAATGGTTTTTGGAGACATGGAGAGTTTCCTTCTTGTAGTCATggcttatgaccgctatgtggccatctgtttCCCCCTTCACTACACCAGCATCATGAGTCccaaactctgtgtgtgtcttatgGTATTCTGCTGGGTTCTTACCATCCTGTATTCCATGTTGCATACTCTACTCTTGGCTAGATTGTCATTTTGTGAAAACAACCTGATCCCCCAGTTTTTCTGTGATATATCTGCTCTGCTCAAGTTGGCCTGCTCTGACACTTATATTAATGAACTAATGATATTTATAATGGGGGGACTTGTTAGTGTCATCCCATTCTCACTCATAATTGTGTCCTATGTAAAAATTGTCTGCTCCATCCTAAAGGTTTCATCTGCTCGGGTTATCCACAAGGTCTTCTCCACCTGTGGCTCCCACCTGTCTGTGGTCTCACTGTTCTATGGGACAATTATTGCTCTCTACATATTTCCATCAGCTAACAACTCCACTGTGAAGGATACTGTCATGGCCGTGATGTGCACTGTGGTGACTCCCATGCTGAACCCCTTCATCTACAGCCTAAGGAACAGGGATATGAAAGAGGCCTTGAAAAATGtcctttgcaaaaagaaaatctctttatAA
- the LOC142831935 gene encoding olfactory receptor-like protein I9, producing MTRRNQTIIYQFLLQGLPIPPEHQHLFYALFLTMYLTTILGNFIIILLILLDSHLHTPMYLFLSNLSFADFCFSSVTMPKLLQNMQSQDPSIPYAGCLAQIYFFLYFGDLGNFLLVAMAYDRYVAICFPLHYTNIMSPKLCICLVVLSWVLTTFHAMLHTLLMARLSFCEDNVIPHYFCDMSTLLKMACSDTHANELVIFILGGPVVVLPFLLIIVSYARIVFSIFKVPSSQGIHKAFSTCGSHLSVVSLFYGTVIGLYLCPSANNSTMKETVMSLMYTVVTPMLNPFIYSLRNRDMKGALERVIFKKQITSFL from the coding sequence ATGACTAGAAGAAACCAAACTATCATCTACCAGTTTCTGCTCCAGGGCCTGCCCATCCCCCCAGAGCACCAGCACCTGTTCTATGCCCTGTTTCTGACCATGTACCTCACCACCATCCTGGGGAACTTCATCATCATCCTCCTCATTCTACTGGACTCCCAtctgcacacacccatgtacttgtTTCTCAGCAATTTGTCCTTTGctgatttctgtttctcctctgtcACAATGCCCAAATTACTGCAGAACATGCAGAGCCAGGACCCATCCATCCCCTATGCAGGCTGCCTGGCACAGATAtacttctttctatattttggagatcttgGGAACTTTCTCCTAGTggccatggcctatgaccgctatgtggccatctgcttcCCCCTTCATTACACCAACATCATGAGCCCCAAACTTTGCATATGTCTGGTGGTGCTGTCCTGGGTGCTAACCACGTTCCATGCCATGCTGCACACTCTGCTTATGGCTAGACTGTCATTCTGTGAGGACAATGTGATACCTCACTATTTCTGTGATATGTCTACTCTACTTAAAATGGCTTGTTCTGACACTCATGCTAATGAATTGGTGATATTTATCTTAGGAGGCCCTGTAGTTGTACTCCCTTTCCTTCTCATCATTGTTTCCTATGCAAGAAttgttttctccatcttcaaGGTCCCTTCTTCTCAAGGTATCCATAAGGCCTTTTCTAcctgtggctcacacctgtctgtagtATCGCTATTCTATGGGACAGTCATTGGTCTCTACTTATGTCCTTCTGCTAATAACTCTACTATGAAGGAAACTGTCATGTCTTTGATGTATACAGTGGTAACTCCCATGCTGAATCCTTTCATCTATAGcctgagaaacagagacatgaaGGGAGCATTAGAAAGAGTAattttcaaaaagcaaattaCCTCCTTCCTATGA